A stretch of Acidovorax sp. RAC01 DNA encodes these proteins:
- a CDS encoding IS1595-like element ISCsp2 family transposase, with product METQMLTPTPGQDYPRTWNEFLDWFATEEACQAFLEKLRWPQGFVCPRCGNAGDVYRASRTRLMCRSCQYQGTVTSGTIFDKTRTPLRVWLAAAWYLTNQKQGVSALGLQRVLGLGSYQTAWTMLHRFRRAMVRPGRDKLKGLVEVDETYLSITDRKSPATPAGRKSSTTKVLMVMAVEIVEPKGFGRIRLRRIDRDAATHVIPFVQEVIEPGAQVRTDGSAAYRALGELGYTHQRTVMLGSGVPAHVSMAGVHRVASLVQRWVLGTHHGSVQPDHLDAYLDEFVFRFNRRTSSSRGMLFYRLLQQAVVTPPVTYGDVVGKNTGERQSDTIAG from the coding sequence ATGGAAACCCAGATGCTAACGCCAACTCCTGGACAGGACTACCCCCGCACCTGGAACGAATTTCTTGACTGGTTTGCCACCGAAGAGGCCTGCCAGGCGTTCCTGGAGAAGCTTCGCTGGCCCCAAGGCTTCGTCTGCCCGCGTTGCGGCAACGCAGGTGATGTGTACCGAGCCAGCCGCACCCGCCTGATGTGCCGCTCATGCCAGTACCAAGGCACAGTGACCTCTGGGACCATCTTCGACAAGACGCGCACACCGCTGCGTGTCTGGCTGGCGGCAGCTTGGTACCTGACCAATCAGAAACAAGGCGTGAGCGCCCTGGGGCTGCAGCGCGTATTGGGTTTGGGGAGCTACCAGACCGCCTGGACCATGCTGCACCGGTTTCGACGTGCCATGGTCCGCCCGGGCCGGGACAAGCTCAAGGGGCTTGTGGAGGTGGATGAAACGTACCTGTCCATCACGGATCGCAAGAGTCCCGCCACCCCTGCAGGGCGCAAGAGCAGCACCACCAAAGTGTTGATGGTCATGGCGGTGGAGATCGTGGAGCCCAAGGGGTTTGGACGCATCCGGTTACGCCGCATTGACCGAGACGCCGCCACCCACGTCATTCCCTTCGTGCAGGAGGTGATCGAGCCCGGAGCCCAGGTCCGCACTGATGGTTCGGCGGCATACCGCGCTCTGGGAGAACTGGGTTACACCCACCAGCGCACCGTCATGCTCGGCTCAGGCGTACCCGCCCATGTCTCCATGGCGGGAGTGCACCGGGTCGCCTCATTGGTACAGCGCTGGGTGCTCGGAACGCATCATGGCTCTGTACAGCCAGACCACCTGGATGCCTATCTCGATGAATTCGTGTTCCGTTTCAACCGGCGCACATCCAGCTCACGCGGGATGCTGTTTTACCGCTTGCTGCAGCAAGCGGTGGTTACGCCGCCAGTGACGTATGGGGATGTCGTGGGCAAGAACACCGGGGAGAGGCAATCGGATACCATTGCTGGATGA
- a CDS encoding DUF6361 family protein — protein MSSIGWIDFSSTDRKRVHEVLALMKEPGTLDELGFGQLRDAYADTLFPGFSTIQTRARYFLAVPKIMRDWADWPDAKRRRQPLDEYLKIAENEFARMLKTNHDAAGLPPEGVIGHTVVEQGGVARRPSSTYWNGLRVFEIVRTQSSLAEFCRYWRRGGKVQQVVSSDEGSDDTGERFEAIVRRPPGAQGDWPAGLTLKLDVAEARFLRERFTTAQALDDTVCAQLLSNNLAGRALSGGHTSFAAFSAWAASQLALSQPCRDNIAAAQRFSLAVEGAHIVFNRLIAEGIDDGDLRARCNERYADWRATTKLAGIFHPGADLEWLRVADASEARVKQRTIEFLEQWNALNQAHAPKQSGLDALVRTQAVGNKPERSLLIKLPRERADWYGMGALDYRWQTVRRMLEDIVEVLPC, from the coding sequence GTGAGCAGTATTGGATGGATCGACTTTTCTTCGACGGACCGCAAGCGCGTGCATGAAGTCCTCGCGCTTATGAAAGAACCGGGCACGCTGGATGAACTGGGCTTTGGACAACTGCGCGATGCATACGCTGATACGCTCTTTCCCGGCTTCTCCACGATTCAAACGCGCGCACGGTATTTCCTCGCCGTGCCGAAGATCATGCGGGATTGGGCGGATTGGCCGGACGCCAAGCGCCGCCGCCAACCACTCGATGAATATCTGAAGATCGCGGAGAACGAGTTCGCCAGGATGCTTAAGACTAACCACGATGCGGCGGGCCTGCCGCCTGAAGGCGTGATCGGTCACACCGTAGTTGAGCAGGGAGGCGTCGCACGGCGTCCGTCTTCGACCTACTGGAACGGTCTGCGCGTGTTTGAAATCGTACGCACGCAAAGCTCGCTCGCGGAGTTCTGTCGCTATTGGCGTCGTGGCGGCAAGGTTCAGCAAGTCGTAAGCTCCGATGAAGGCAGCGACGACACCGGGGAACGCTTCGAGGCTATCGTGCGTCGGCCGCCCGGAGCGCAAGGCGACTGGCCTGCCGGTCTCACTTTGAAGCTGGACGTGGCCGAAGCGCGTTTCCTGCGGGAGCGCTTCACTACGGCGCAGGCCCTTGACGACACGGTTTGCGCCCAGTTGCTTTCCAACAACTTGGCCGGGCGGGCACTGAGTGGTGGCCACACCAGCTTTGCCGCGTTCAGCGCATGGGCCGCCAGCCAGCTCGCGCTCAGCCAGCCATGCCGCGACAACATCGCGGCGGCGCAGCGCTTCAGCCTCGCAGTCGAGGGCGCACATATCGTTTTCAACCGGCTGATTGCCGAAGGCATCGACGATGGCGATTTGCGTGCCCGCTGCAATGAGCGCTACGCCGATTGGCGCGCGACAACCAAACTAGCCGGCATCTTCCATCCAGGTGCGGATCTCGAGTGGCTGCGCGTTGCCGACGCGAGTGAAGCCCGCGTCAAGCAGCGGACCATCGAGTTCCTCGAGCAATGGAATGCGCTGAATCAAGCTCACGCGCCGAAACAGTCCGGTCTCGATGCACTTGTGCGTACCCAGGCCGTCGGGAACAAACCCGAGCGCTCCCTGTTGATAAAGCTGCCGCGCGAGCGTGCCGACTGGTACGGCATGGGTGCGCTCGACTATCGCTGGCAGACGGTGCGGCGCATGTTGGAAGATATTGTCGAGGTGCTGCCTTGCTGA
- a CDS encoding phospholipase D family protein, which yields MLKLESDRLDYGTQLRAPSGYALHSALATTFSLDLETLAAASLALTLDQTLEEEEEGELSGERVALLESIDQLHKRLMVFYQRGNIKVPGKFNRLFALLEPLLVPVVALEGADGAFASFHPKVWLLRFTALDEDAADRWRLLVLSRNLTFDRSWDLAVSIDGETARRGNGDPRLLVFLRSLAQDPRHAAEIEAWCDALRHVAWTAPDQFDPAFEVLPGFQGHEKTAGVPLDLPAKLDDLLVMSPFLDADGQSMLADLASRTRANAIRTLISRGDTLDKIGSNALSNWNCLSLSDRVVDGEERHESRAAEQQNLHAKLIVAKHGAQAIWHIGSANMTNAAFGQPGKLASPRNRELMLRLTGRNGKLGPSALLETWKTSNVFHKHEFRDAGPVSPEEDSAMRRAVHALSSAGWLLHVNEVPGKPGRFDLRLDTTPDVSAIRLPAGFEATVRLLCRDDPRALDVSMAWTDVSLTDISAFLSAEIVSPKEVRKRFVVQAVLSVDMLERRKAALFRDIVGDSRKLLRYLALILDLDPSRTDWSRADGNGRSADVFGLDDKGALYEQLLRAASRAPGRMNRAIDIYRRIRAEVETLPEGLDPLFEGFAAYHRERNA from the coding sequence TTGCTGAAGCTAGAAAGTGACCGTCTCGACTACGGCACTCAATTGCGCGCGCCGTCGGGCTATGCCTTGCACTCAGCACTAGCGACCACCTTCTCTCTCGATCTCGAAACGCTCGCGGCCGCTTCGCTCGCCCTCACGCTGGACCAGACGTTGGAAGAAGAGGAGGAAGGTGAACTGTCGGGCGAGCGTGTTGCGTTGCTCGAATCCATCGATCAGCTTCACAAGCGGCTGATGGTGTTCTACCAGCGCGGCAACATCAAGGTGCCAGGTAAGTTCAATCGCCTTTTCGCCTTACTGGAGCCGCTGCTCGTGCCAGTCGTGGCACTCGAAGGTGCTGACGGGGCCTTCGCGTCGTTCCATCCGAAAGTATGGCTGCTGCGTTTCACCGCGCTGGATGAGGATGCTGCGGATCGCTGGCGCTTGCTGGTCTTGTCGCGCAACCTCACGTTCGATCGCAGCTGGGATCTCGCCGTGTCGATCGATGGCGAAACGGCGCGTCGCGGCAACGGCGATCCGCGCCTCCTCGTATTCCTGCGTTCGCTGGCGCAGGACCCGCGCCATGCTGCCGAGATCGAAGCCTGGTGTGATGCCCTCAGACATGTCGCCTGGACGGCGCCCGATCAGTTCGACCCGGCGTTCGAGGTGCTTCCAGGCTTTCAGGGTCACGAGAAGACCGCTGGCGTGCCGCTGGACCTGCCGGCCAAGTTAGACGATCTGCTAGTCATGTCCCCGTTCCTTGACGCTGACGGACAAAGCATGCTCGCTGACCTGGCCAGCCGCACGCGCGCCAACGCCATACGCACGCTCATCAGCCGGGGTGACACGCTCGACAAGATTGGCAGCAACGCGCTGAGCAACTGGAATTGCTTGTCGCTCTCGGATCGAGTAGTCGACGGCGAGGAGCGGCACGAAAGCCGCGCGGCGGAACAACAGAATCTTCATGCCAAGCTCATCGTCGCGAAACACGGCGCGCAGGCCATCTGGCATATCGGTTCGGCCAATATGACGAACGCCGCGTTCGGGCAGCCGGGCAAGCTGGCGTCTCCCCGCAATCGAGAACTGATGCTGCGACTCACGGGCAGGAATGGCAAGCTCGGTCCCAGCGCCTTGCTGGAAACATGGAAGACGTCGAACGTTTTCCATAAACACGAGTTTCGCGATGCCGGGCCGGTCAGCCCAGAGGAAGACAGCGCAATGCGCCGTGCCGTGCATGCCCTCAGTTCCGCCGGGTGGCTGCTCCATGTGAATGAGGTCCCGGGCAAGCCGGGCCGGTTCGACCTCCGGCTTGACACTACGCCGGACGTTTCGGCCATTCGATTGCCTGCGGGCTTTGAGGCCACCGTGCGCCTGCTCTGCCGCGACGATCCGCGCGCGCTGGACGTCTCGATGGCGTGGACCGACGTCAGCCTGACGGATATCAGCGCCTTCCTGTCGGCCGAGATCGTTTCGCCGAAAGAGGTGCGCAAGCGATTCGTCGTGCAGGCAGTGTTGTCCGTCGACATGCTCGAGCGGCGCAAGGCTGCGCTGTTCCGGGATATCGTCGGCGACAGCAGAAAGCTCCTGCGTTACCTCGCATTGATTCTGGACCTGGATCCGTCGCGCACCGACTGGTCGCGCGCCGACGGTAACGGGCGAAGCGCAGACGTATTCGGGCTCGACGACAAGGGCGCGCTCTATGAGCAACTCCTGCGCGCGGCCTCGAGAGCGCCAGGCCGGATGAACCGTGCCATCGATATCTACCGGCGCATTCGCGCCGAGGTAGAGACCTTACCTGAAGGGCTAGACCCGCTCTTCGAAGGCTTTGCCGCCTACCACCGCGAACGAAACGCATGA
- a CDS encoding helix-turn-helix transcriptional regulator, whose product MAKRSDTLETVKLAVELLRRIPRGRKVTASELHQQLKHAGMERELRTIQRQLEMLSEHFEIERDDSSKPYGYRWLEQAKALAVPNLTPQESLLLKLAEEHLKNLLPPRLMKSMDAFFSQARRNLSQESSARLEREWPGKVRVVATSQPLLPPKIVPGVFEAVSEALYSNHWLHIEYKNAGGKRTSADVMPLGLVQQGSRLYLVCRFHGFDNERNLALHRIAAAEVSTLTFERPKTFDLKRYDDDGRFGFGEGEKVRLAFRIERSAGLHLMESPLSADQQVVERKDGQLEITATVIDSSMLEWWLRGFGEAVTEVRKMPMNINAK is encoded by the coding sequence ATGGCGAAACGATCCGACACCCTCGAAACGGTCAAGCTTGCCGTCGAACTCCTGCGGCGCATTCCGCGTGGCCGCAAGGTCACGGCCAGTGAACTGCACCAGCAACTCAAGCATGCGGGTATGGAGCGAGAACTGCGCACCATCCAACGGCAGCTGGAAATGCTCAGCGAGCACTTTGAGATCGAGCGCGACGACAGCAGCAAGCCCTATGGCTATCGATGGCTGGAGCAGGCCAAAGCATTGGCCGTACCCAACCTCACGCCGCAGGAGTCCCTGTTACTCAAGTTGGCAGAGGAGCACCTCAAGAACTTGTTGCCGCCCCGGCTGATGAAGTCCATGGATGCGTTTTTCAGTCAAGCAAGACGCAATCTGAGCCAGGAAAGCAGCGCCCGCCTGGAGCGCGAGTGGCCAGGAAAAGTGCGCGTGGTGGCGACGAGCCAGCCGTTGCTACCGCCCAAGATTGTTCCTGGTGTGTTTGAGGCCGTGAGCGAAGCGCTGTACAGCAATCACTGGCTGCACATCGAATACAAGAACGCAGGCGGCAAACGCACTAGCGCGGACGTGATGCCGCTGGGCCTGGTGCAACAGGGATCGCGGCTGTATCTCGTTTGCCGTTTCCACGGCTTTGACAACGAACGCAACCTGGCACTGCATCGCATCGCTGCGGCCGAAGTTTCCACACTCACCTTCGAGCGGCCCAAGACGTTTGACCTCAAGCGCTATGACGATGACGGGCGTTTTGGGTTCGGCGAGGGCGAAAAGGTGCGTCTAGCCTTCCGCATTGAACGCAGTGCGGGGTTGCACCTCATGGAGTCTCCGTTGTCCGCTGATCAACAAGTGGTCGAGCGCAAGGACGGACAACTCGAAATCACTGCCACGGTCATCGATAGCTCGATGCTGGAGTGGTGGCTGCGAGGTTTTGGTGAGGCAGTGACCGAAGTACGAAAGATGCCTATGAATATCAATGCGAAGTAA
- a CDS encoding DNA/RNA non-specific endonuclease has protein sequence MALASVCTANSAFARSPQFDSAALLTPEPTSFAQCPQFFPNGTPPAVPPQPRLRELCYKAFAVLHSGSTKTPVFVVQRLTRQSMEDADEKRAKRFFADARLPSVERAELEDYKNSGYSRGHMAPAGDMPTPTAMAQSFSLANMVPQNAQHNGGAWNKIEQDTRQYVKRAKGDVFVFTGPVFTESSPRIGDNGVRVPTHLYKLVYDATTQRAWAHWQANREGEAAGPPINYQDLVKRTGIEFLRTAKVKH, from the coding sequence TTGGCGCTCGCTAGCGTCTGTACGGCCAACTCGGCATTTGCTCGGTCCCCACAATTCGACAGCGCTGCACTGCTCACGCCGGAGCCCACCAGCTTTGCGCAGTGCCCCCAGTTCTTCCCTAACGGTACCCCTCCAGCAGTGCCGCCGCAGCCGCGATTGCGCGAGCTTTGCTACAAGGCTTTTGCTGTCCTGCACAGCGGCAGCACGAAGACGCCGGTTTTCGTCGTCCAGAGGCTCACACGCCAAAGCATGGAAGACGCCGACGAAAAGCGGGCAAAGCGCTTCTTTGCCGATGCACGCCTGCCCAGCGTTGAACGTGCCGAACTGGAGGATTACAAGAACTCCGGCTACAGCCGCGGGCATATGGCCCCAGCCGGCGACATGCCCACACCCACGGCCATGGCCCAGAGCTTCAGCCTGGCGAACATGGTTCCGCAGAACGCCCAGCACAACGGGGGAGCTTGGAACAAGATCGAGCAAGACACTCGCCAGTATGTGAAGCGGGCTAAGGGTGATGTTTTCGTGTTCACGGGTCCCGTGTTTACCGAAAGCAGCCCGCGGATTGGGGACAACGGGGTGCGCGTGCCGACGCACCTTTACAAGCTGGTGTACGACGCCACGACCCAGCGGGCCTGGGCGCATTGGCAGGCTAACCGTGAAGGGGAAGCGGCGGGACCGCCGATCAATTATCAGGACTTGGTCAAGCGAACGGGTATAGAGTTCCTCAGGACTGCCAAGGTAAAGCACTGA
- a CDS encoding DEAD/DEAH box helicase, translated as MKHEAQQRLQNALDDLKDFQRATVTDACMRLEGPNGLHGRLLVGDEVGLGKTLVARGVVASLLKRRLECGRAAQPLRVVYICSNQALAQENAGKLAVFTGSDQERWVSSLQFSRLAELGLHQDDPKPGVLMESCSLTPATSFSLTRGGGNALERYILWRAVKEARQIQDTEQLEEFFCNGVKGAWEDARRSCESRELEPQARAEFIGRLKERPRLDESARSAAKALQLNLHSYATLIQSLSEAGAEYVRATKHGTHLATCVRGGIRQMFVEACARNLKADIFILDEFQRFSALLHAGSVTPDTAAGEDAVSEEQIIARRVLHEGTGYATLLLSATPFKALTHLDDDGEGQAHEKQLNDLLGYLCRDDEIVLGRYAKARDALLRQLLTLPAAPLMPGTLSTAERDRVEDALRPYICRSERGAIEPDIERVFMTARADDLGASLRTSEIDGFVALDRLAQALKSVSRGHAVSDVMQFHKAAPWSLSFLSGYQLRETLRLHAKETPVRKALKEAGAGWIPHRRFRDYSLNMTHEAPSGRFAQVLRATAPEGSERLLWVPPSLPNYASCGPFKDKEGFSKSLLFSSLVLAPRALSSYVSYECERRLLGTGRKRHDYLDNRDAYKGTLLFDGVKIGPAWGLIYPSTRLAAMPIGHSGASLEEVRQRVRDELGADFRLLCKRYGHGTQRYSARWYALAPFLLDRIDEGGDARLASATRWADAFMRFSVASQARKTHAQRVLEALARADHGLGEPPADLLGWLVDLAIAGPAVCMRRTLATVWEGGAADNSDEKRLAHATDCASSFIDKMNRMESQRVLRAVLPGAKPWVAVSSYAAMGNLQAVFDEFLHLLKSVHRGMDESVGAFHIAIAPGAVTITSQTALPPLKGQVKEHDFTFHCHYAVPFGNQSSTEEEGIKRISNVRASFNSPFWPFMLNSTSIGQEGLDFHWYCRRVVHWSLPANPIDLEQREGRINRYKSLVVRQRVAQAYGEALNLPAPSQSRDMWTRLFDLAGKDERRTDLVPYWYVPRGSACLERIVPLAPFSSEIDRLDEILRILSLYRLSFGQPRQQELIENLLRRDYKDADLRLIRDALLVDLAPINRVLKAAGDYSAGAA; from the coding sequence ATGAAGCATGAAGCACAACAGCGCCTTCAGAACGCGCTTGATGACTTGAAGGATTTTCAGCGCGCAACCGTCACGGACGCGTGCATGCGTCTCGAGGGCCCGAACGGGCTGCACGGCCGGCTGCTGGTCGGCGATGAGGTCGGGCTCGGCAAGACACTGGTGGCGCGCGGAGTCGTGGCTTCGCTCTTGAAGCGCCGCCTGGAATGCGGTCGCGCGGCGCAGCCTCTCAGAGTGGTCTACATCTGCTCGAACCAGGCACTCGCGCAAGAGAACGCTGGCAAGCTTGCCGTCTTCACCGGCAGTGATCAGGAGCGGTGGGTCAGTTCGCTGCAATTCAGCCGTCTCGCGGAACTCGGTCTGCACCAGGATGACCCAAAACCCGGCGTTCTGATGGAATCGTGCTCTCTCACGCCAGCGACCTCGTTTTCGCTGACCCGGGGTGGTGGGAATGCGCTGGAGCGCTATATCCTCTGGCGTGCCGTGAAGGAGGCCCGCCAGATCCAAGACACCGAGCAACTGGAAGAATTCTTTTGCAACGGCGTGAAGGGCGCATGGGAGGACGCCAGGCGGTCCTGCGAGAGCCGGGAACTCGAGCCCCAGGCGCGTGCTGAGTTCATCGGACGTCTCAAGGAGCGGCCGAGGCTCGACGAGTCTGCGCGAAGCGCGGCGAAAGCGTTGCAACTGAATCTGCATTCGTACGCCACGCTGATCCAGAGCCTTTCCGAAGCGGGCGCGGAATATGTCAGGGCGACCAAACACGGCACGCATCTGGCAACCTGCGTGCGCGGAGGAATCCGGCAGATGTTCGTCGAGGCCTGCGCGCGCAATCTGAAGGCGGATATCTTCATCCTCGATGAATTCCAGCGGTTCTCGGCATTGCTGCATGCCGGCTCCGTCACGCCGGACACGGCTGCCGGCGAGGACGCCGTCTCGGAGGAGCAGATCATCGCGCGGCGGGTACTGCATGAAGGCACCGGCTACGCGACGCTGCTGCTGTCGGCGACGCCGTTCAAGGCGCTGACGCATCTTGACGACGACGGGGAAGGCCAGGCGCACGAGAAGCAGCTCAACGATCTGCTCGGCTACCTGTGTCGGGACGACGAGATCGTGCTCGGTCGTTACGCGAAGGCGCGCGATGCCCTGCTGCGTCAATTGCTGACGCTGCCAGCCGCACCGCTTATGCCGGGCACGCTCAGCACAGCTGAGCGCGACCGCGTCGAGGATGCGCTGCGTCCTTACATCTGCCGCTCTGAGCGGGGCGCAATCGAGCCGGACATCGAGAGGGTCTTCATGACCGCGCGGGCGGACGACCTGGGCGCTTCCCTCAGAACGTCAGAGATCGATGGATTCGTCGCGCTCGACCGGCTTGCTCAGGCGCTCAAGTCGGTTAGCCGTGGTCACGCCGTGAGCGATGTCATGCAGTTCCACAAGGCCGCGCCTTGGAGTCTGTCTTTCCTGAGCGGCTACCAGCTCCGCGAGACGCTGCGGCTGCATGCCAAGGAGACCCCGGTCAGGAAGGCACTGAAGGAAGCCGGCGCGGGCTGGATTCCGCACCGGCGCTTCCGGGACTACAGTCTGAATATGACGCATGAGGCGCCGAGTGGGCGCTTCGCGCAAGTATTGCGTGCGACCGCACCCGAAGGCTCCGAACGACTGCTCTGGGTGCCGCCGAGCCTGCCCAACTATGCTAGCTGCGGTCCCTTCAAAGACAAGGAAGGCTTCAGCAAGTCACTGCTGTTTTCATCGCTCGTACTGGCTCCGCGTGCGTTGAGCAGCTATGTTTCGTACGAGTGCGAACGGCGTTTGCTGGGCACAGGGCGCAAGCGTCACGATTATCTGGACAACCGCGACGCGTACAAAGGAACCTTGCTGTTCGATGGTGTCAAGATCGGTCCGGCCTGGGGGCTGATTTATCCGTCGACGCGTCTGGCGGCCATGCCGATAGGTCATTCCGGAGCCTCGCTCGAGGAAGTCAGGCAGCGTGTGCGCGACGAACTTGGCGCGGATTTCCGCCTGCTGTGCAAGCGTTATGGGCACGGCACGCAGCGATACAGCGCACGCTGGTACGCGCTCGCGCCATTCCTGCTCGACAGGATTGACGAGGGCGGCGATGCCAGGCTGGCAAGCGCGACGCGCTGGGCGGACGCATTCATGCGATTTTCGGTGGCCAGTCAGGCGCGAAAGACGCACGCACAGCGCGTCCTGGAAGCGCTTGCCCGCGCTGATCACGGACTCGGCGAGCCGCCTGCTGACCTGCTTGGCTGGCTCGTGGATCTTGCGATCGCCGGGCCGGCGGTGTGCATGCGGCGCACGCTTGCTACGGTTTGGGAAGGCGGCGCGGCCGACAACAGCGACGAGAAACGACTGGCGCACGCGACGGACTGCGCATCGTCGTTCATCGACAAGATGAACCGCATGGAATCGCAGCGTGTGCTGCGAGCCGTGTTGCCGGGGGCCAAGCCCTGGGTTGCCGTCTCATCGTATGCCGCCATGGGCAATTTGCAGGCTGTCTTCGACGAGTTCCTGCATTTGCTCAAATCTGTTCATCGCGGTATGGATGAGTCCGTCGGGGCGTTTCATATCGCCATTGCGCCGGGGGCGGTGACGATCACGTCGCAGACCGCGCTTCCGCCACTCAAAGGCCAGGTGAAGGAGCATGATTTCACATTCCACTGCCACTACGCCGTGCCTTTCGGTAATCAGAGCAGTACCGAGGAAGAAGGCATCAAGCGGATCTCCAACGTGCGAGCATCCTTCAATTCGCCGTTCTGGCCATTCATGCTCAATTCGACGTCTATTGGTCAGGAGGGGCTCGATTTCCACTGGTATTGCCGGCGCGTCGTGCACTGGAGCCTGCCAGCCAATCCAATCGATCTCGAGCAGCGTGAAGGGCGCATCAACCGCTACAAATCGCTCGTGGTGCGCCAGCGTGTCGCGCAGGCATATGGCGAAGCCTTGAATTTGCCCGCACCCTCGCAGTCACGCGATATGTGGACGCGTCTTTTCGATCTGGCCGGCAAGGACGAGCGCCGCACGGATCTTGTGCCGTACTGGTACGTCCCGCGGGGCTCCGCTTGCCTTGAGCGGATCGTGCCGCTGGCCCCGTTCAGCAGCGAAATTGACCGGCTTGACGAGATTCTGCGCATTCTCTCCCTCTATCGATTGTCTTTCGGCCAGCCGAGACAACAGGAGCTCATCGAGAACTTGCTTCGACGGGATTACAAGGACGCCGATCTGCGATTGATCCGCGATGCGCTTCTAGTCGATCTCGCACCGATCAACCGTGTTCTCAAAGCGGCAGGCGATTACAGCGCAGGCGCGGCTTGA
- a CDS encoding DUF2779 domain-containing protein encodes MARIAPLGFCEPKPMGEFLSNKRGSALRVLSKSKLLAFRQCPKRLWLEVHRPDLREDSSATQASFTVGHQVGDIARQVYDPKGKGALIDFKVGDFEAAFARTQALLQANQPIFEAGFRAEGALAFADVMLPVKRGGKRAWRMVEVKSSTSVKDYHRDDAAVQALLARSSGVPLAGIALAHIDSSWVYTGGGDYSGLLVENDLTDEAFSRGTEVRSWIEESHGIVAKKKEPRVSTGEQCSAPYECGFFSYCQGQEPQAEQPLHWLPGAQSKGLKAHVEAHGVCELRDVPDALLNDKQRRVKAATLSGKTYFDQKSALQELAQYKLPAFFMDFETIQFAVPIWKGTRPYQQIPFQFSVHRLARTGKLEQQAFLDLSGGDPSKAFAEALISACGERGPIFVYNAGFETARIRDLAQRFPRLSEALLVLNERVVDLLPVARDHYYHPSQQGSWSIKAVLPALCPDLNYGDLVGVQDGGMAMEAFLEAISPQTSAARKAEIEHQLLAYCALDTYAMVRLWAAFSDSSLKI; translated from the coding sequence ATGGCACGCATCGCGCCATTGGGTTTTTGTGAGCCCAAACCCATGGGAGAATTTCTTTCAAACAAGAGGGGGTCGGCCTTGCGTGTGCTTTCCAAATCTAAGCTGCTGGCGTTTCGGCAGTGCCCCAAGCGGCTGTGGCTGGAGGTCCATCGTCCGGACCTACGAGAAGACTCTTCCGCCACCCAGGCCAGCTTCACGGTCGGTCATCAGGTTGGCGACATTGCCAGGCAGGTCTATGACCCCAAGGGCAAAGGCGCGCTGATCGATTTCAAAGTAGGGGACTTCGAGGCAGCCTTTGCTCGGACGCAGGCGCTTCTGCAAGCGAACCAGCCGATCTTCGAGGCTGGATTCCGTGCCGAAGGTGCCCTGGCTTTTGCCGACGTGATGCTGCCGGTCAAGCGCGGCGGCAAACGGGCTTGGCGGATGGTGGAGGTGAAGTCATCCACCTCCGTCAAGGACTACCACCGGGACGATGCTGCCGTCCAAGCCCTTCTGGCTCGCTCCTCCGGGGTGCCCCTGGCTGGGATTGCGCTGGCCCATATCGACAGTTCATGGGTCTATACAGGCGGTGGTGACTACAGCGGGCTTTTGGTCGAGAACGATCTGACCGATGAAGCGTTTTCACGCGGAACGGAGGTTCGCAGCTGGATCGAAGAGTCCCACGGGATCGTTGCCAAGAAGAAGGAGCCTCGCGTCTCAACGGGCGAACAGTGCAGCGCTCCCTATGAATGTGGTTTCTTCTCTTATTGCCAAGGCCAGGAGCCTCAAGCAGAGCAACCTCTGCATTGGCTGCCCGGGGCACAGAGCAAGGGGCTGAAAGCACATGTCGAGGCCCATGGAGTGTGCGAACTGCGCGATGTGCCGGATGCGCTGCTCAATGACAAGCAAAGGCGTGTGAAGGCGGCCACGCTCTCGGGAAAGACGTACTTTGATCAGAAGAGTGCGTTGCAAGAACTGGCCCAGTACAAGCTGCCCGCGTTTTTCATGGACTTTGAGACCATCCAGTTCGCCGTACCAATCTGGAAAGGCACGCGCCCCTACCAGCAGATCCCGTTTCAGTTCAGCGTGCATCGCCTAGCGCGTACCGGGAAGCTCGAACAGCAGGCCTTTCTTGATCTATCGGGCGGTGACCCCTCAAAAGCCTTTGCTGAAGCATTGATCAGTGCGTGCGGTGAGCGTGGTCCCATCTTTGTCTACAACGCTGGCTTTGAGACGGCCAGGATCCGCGATCTGGCGCAGCGTTTTCCACGCCTGTCTGAAGCCCTCTTGGTATTGAACGAGCGTGTCGTGGATCTGCTGCCTGTGGCGCGTGATCACTACTACCACCCAAGCCAGCAAGGGAGTTGGAGCATCAAGGCGGTACTCCCAGCGCTGTGCCCAGACTTGAACTACGGTGACCTTGTCGGCGTCCAGGATGGAGGCATGGCCATGGAGGCATTTCTAGAGGCGATTTCGCCGCAAACCTCGGCGGCACGCAAGGCTGAGATTGAGCACCAACTTCTGGCTTACTGCGCGCTCGACACCTACGCCATGGTTCGCCTGTGGGCCGCGTTCTCCGACTCGTCTTTGAAGATCTGA